From the Penaeus chinensis breed Huanghai No. 1 chromosome 28, ASM1920278v2, whole genome shotgun sequence genome, one window contains:
- the LOC125039842 gene encoding uncharacterized protein LOC125039842: MATRSRTAMLTRHTVNGFRYQVAVITKGRSVLVQAVEWLYQGGPCVKTYFLSLGHSKADYKRKFNSEQRHLLERGVPFKEYDISLLYVVLQLMCGLAGPSDPAWASPPTGQPLEHLLHKVKIKRNDIAHTNDVRQMSDQELVKELRKLRCLFSRILRLAGNRCGIRPHVFRDQVWEIKQNFQDLLKKVREPLQASDLDKLPQLQQEIQVFQKALQNKIKEASERELRGLYPQLWDVTLAQWLYPDLKIRPSLNFTNLVIKEDTSTLSPSQQLQHQPRDISHKNLLQITDVYGRLPEVIIISGEGGMGKTTLLKHMLEMWVRDPSQIKGLQDVSPLLYLQLRGSTITNWKDMLKSALCSTFQESGLTTDIFADLFQAMHVVVLLDGYDEVSKKAKELIADLISYRRNMRILITTRPSCQKELTQIMKNKKQVMNIEIKGIDRKDRSYFVENTLTSLVHDPVQRDELKEKIISNLCNLKTEKEDMDVPLTLTLLIIRDVEAPDESSPDVYQDLTSLIIKKVQERVAAKGIGVTLDKVQEYHEFQRGVALRCLKKREHDLLSETVADLKAKCNELNLPHKEILSGFLTSKKFRKGLFIIQVWSFPHNRFQEHWAASHIATQLSKMSHSLPDMAGLLDFDFLTDAEKKKKLGMPGLPTEEEVATFMFTNNPILQIYADNIEEAQELVWQNVVGDISIQLMEIVFNITRIFSLSQENFLDRFASAIISLILYSDHSHLISKNSCHRICETVMASGQHASILKAAAKVLRNSGKLVTRGEYLPGFLALFDYVRPSCVEVFMDKDTEELPPSWQVSGLEALSNQNIELILIINDIKSSIQFSEACLRATTGPGRVCRLTKFEGELTAVGMQLLPESLEELRTKSDGEGVRALVARLQLLQRLQILDFKGQLTAAEVCLLPSILRTLEVKTDREGFRALAASFTRLVKLQRLGFEGHLTEAEMPLLPEVLSSLRVQTDGAGLRALARRLPCLTKLFSLNVRLLDCPPVASLSALSCEAPLLTLDLKHVTPPSWEWVCDAVHVLCSTRRQDFDVDVPLGCDALQVQSVRQELRSRGAQVVGESSKWIRILSWNL, translated from the exons ATGGCAACGAGATCCAGAACAGCAATGCTCACGAGACACACTGTGAATGGATTCCGCTACCAGGTGGCTGTGATCACCAAGGGCCGCTCAGTGCTGGTGCAGGCGGTGGAGTGGTTGTACCAGGGGGGGCCGTGTGTGAAGACCTATTTTCTAAGTCTAGGGCACTCCAAGGCAGACTACAAACGCAAGTTCAACAGCGAACAAAGGCATTTGTTAGAAAGAGGTGTCCCATTTAAGGAGTATGACATCTCACTGCTCTACGTTGTTCTCCAACTCATGTGCGGACTGGCTGGCCCGAGCGACCCTGCCTGGGCTTCCCCTCCCACAGGCCAGCCTCTGGAACATCTCCTGCACAAGGTAAAAATAAAGCGAAACGATATTGCACACACAAATGACGTCCGACAGATGTCGGACCAAGAGCTTGTGAAAGAGTTGAGAAAGCTTAGGTGCTTGTTCTCTAGGATTCTTAGGTTGGCTGGGAACAGATGTGGAATACGTCCTCATGTTTTCCGTGATCAGGTTTGGGAGATCAAGCAAAACTTTCAGGACCTCTTAAAAAAGGTTAGAGAACCTCTTCAGGCTTCAGACCTGGACAAGTTACCACAACTGCAACAAGAAATTCAAGTCTTTCAAAAAGCACTTCAGAACAAGATAAAGGAGGCGAGCGAGCGGGAGCTGCGCGGTCTCTACCCGCAACTGTGGGATGTGACTCTTGCACAGTGGCTGTATCCAGATCTTAAAATCCGACCGAGTTTAAACTTCACGAACCTGGTAATCAAAGAGGACACCTCAACTCTGTCACCGTCTCAGCAACTGCAACACCAGCCTCGGGACATATCTCACAAGAATCTGTTGCAAATCACAGATGTATATGGTCGCCTGCCAGAAGTGATCATAATATCAggtgaaggaggaatggggaagaccACGCTGCTGAAGCACATGTTGGAGATGTGGGTGAGAGATCCCTCGCAAATCAAGGGACTTCAAGATGTTTCTCCTCTACTGTACCTACAGCTGAGAGGGTCCACCATTACCAACTGGAAGGACATGCTTAAGAGTGCCCTTTGCAGTACATTTCAAGAGTCTGGACTTACTACTGACATTTTTGCAGATCTATTTCAGGCTATGCATGTTGTAGTCCTTCTGGATGGTTATGATGAAGTGAGCAAAAAGGCAAAGGAGCTCATAGCAGATCTCATAAGCTACCGAAGAAACATGCGGATTTTAATAACCACTAGACCGAGCTGTCAGAAAGAGCTGACTCagataatgaagaataagaagcaaGTAATGAACATCGAAATCAAAGGCATTGATAGGAAAGATCGCTCCTACTTTGTTGAAAATACTCTAACTTCTCTTGTACATGATCCAGTGCAAAGAGATGAACTGAAAGAGAAAATCATTAGTAATCTTTGTAACTTGAAAACGGAGAAGGAAGATATGGACGTTCCTCTGACCCTGACCCTGTTGATCATACGCGACGTTGAGGCTCCAGATGAGAGCTCACCTGATGTCTATCAGGACTTGACATCCCTCATAATTAAAAAGGTCCAGGAGAGAGTGGCAGCAAAGGGCATTGGTGTAACTCTGGACAAAGTTCAAGAGTATCATGAGTTCCAGAGGGGAGTTGCTCTACGATGTCTGAAGAAACGCGAACATGACTTGCTGTCAGAAACAGTGGCAGATTTGAAAGCAAAGTGTAATGAGCTAAATCTACCACACAAAGAAATTCTATCTGGATTTCTTACCTCAAAGAAATTTAGGAAAGGTCTGTTTATCATCCAAGTTTGGTCCTTCCCTCACAATCGATTTCAAGAACACTGGGCTGCAAGTCATATTGCCACACAGTTATCAAAGATGTCCCACTCACTGCCAGACATGGCAGGCTTGCTGGATTTTGATTTCCTAACTGAtgccgagaagaagaaaaagcttgGAATGCCAGGACTGCCAACTGAGGAAGAAGTAGCAACCTTTATGTTCACCAACAATCCTATTCTACAGATTTATGCAGACAATATTGAAGAGGCACAAGAACTGGTATGGCAAAATGTAGTAGGAGACATATCAATACAACTAATGGAAATCGTTTTTAACATTACACGTATTTTCTCATTGTCACAAGAGAACTTTCTGGATAGGTTTGCCTCTGCTATCATCAGCTTAATTTTATACAGTGATCATTCTCATCTGATCAGTAAGAACAGCTGCCACAGGATCTGTGAGACAGTGATGGCTTCGGGACAACATGCCAGCATCTTAAAAGCAGCTGCCAAAGTGCTGAGAAACAGTGGCAAACTAGTGACTCGAGGGGAGTATCTGCCAGGCTTCTTGGCTTTGTTTGACTATGTCAGGCCTTCCTGCGTTGAAGTCTTCATGGATAAAGACACAGAAGAGTTGCCACCAAGCTGGCAGGTCTCTGGTCTGGAGGCATTGTCCAACCAGAACATTGAACTCATACtcattataaatgatataaagaGTTCTATTCAGTTTTCTGAGGCATGTCTTCGGGCAACCACAGGCCCAGGAAGGGTTTGTCGGCTGACCAAGTTCGAAGGTGAATTGACAGCGGTCGGGATGCAGCTTCTTCCCGAGAGCCTGGAAGAGCTGAGAACCAAGTCTGACGGGGAGGGAGTGCGGGCTTTAGTGGCGAGGCTTCAACTTCTACAGAGACTTCAGATCTTAG ATTTCAAGGGTCAACTGACAGCCGCCGAGGTGTGCCTCCTGCCCAGCATCCTGAGGACGCTGGAAGTGAAGACGGACAGGGAAGGCTTCAGGGCCCTGGCAGCAAGCTTTACTCGCCTGGTGAAGCTGCAGCGTTTAG GCTTCGAAGGCCACCTGACGGAGGCAGAGATGCCCCTCCTGCCCGAGGTGCTCTCTTCGCTCAGGGTCCAGACAGACGGCGCGGGTCTTCGGGCTCTGGCAAGGAGACTTCCCTGCTTGACGAAGCTGTTCTCGTTGA ATGTAAGGCTGCTGGACTGTCCTCCAGTTGCCTCTCTGAGCGCCCTTTCCTGTGAGGCACCGCTCCTGACTCTAGACCTCAAGCATGTCACGCCCCCTTCCTGGGAGTGGGTATGCGACGCCGTGCACGTCCTCTGCTCTACCCGTAGACAGGATTTCGACGTGGACGTCCCATTAGGCTGCG ACGCTCTTCAGGTGCAGAGCGTCAGGCAGGAGCTCCGAAGCCGAGGCGCGCAAGTAGTCGGGGAAAGTTCGAAGTGGATTCGAATCCTGTCGTGGAACCTCTGA